A region from the Hypericibacter adhaerens genome encodes:
- the sucC gene encoding ADP-forming succinate--CoA ligase subunit beta: protein MNIHEYQAKSLLTKFGVAVPRGVPAFTVDEAEAAAKQLGGSIWVVKAQIHAGGRGKAGGVKIAKSLAEVRDYAKALLGMTLVTKQTGPQGRLVRRLYIEEGVDIRRELYLGLLVDRGTSRVTIIASTEGGTEIEEVAAKTPEKIIKVPVDPATGLMPHHARHVAYGLGLDGDQVKSCVKFVTAAWRAFNELDASIVEINPLVVTGKGDVIALDAKMNFDDNGLFRHPEVAALRDENEEDPAEIEAGKHGLNYIKLDGSIGCMVNGAGLAMATMDIIKLYGSSPANFLDVGGGATKERVTIAFKIILSDPNVKGILVNIFGGIMRCDIIAEGVVAAARELALKVPLVVRLEGTNVELGKKILAESGLKVLSADNLADAAEKIVRAVKEAA, encoded by the coding sequence ATGAACATTCACGAGTACCAGGCGAAGAGCCTGCTGACCAAGTTCGGCGTCGCGGTGCCCCGCGGCGTTCCTGCCTTCACGGTCGACGAGGCCGAAGCGGCCGCCAAGCAGCTCGGCGGCAGTATCTGGGTCGTCAAAGCGCAGATCCATGCCGGCGGCCGGGGCAAGGCCGGAGGCGTGAAGATCGCCAAGTCGCTGGCCGAGGTCCGCGACTACGCCAAGGCCCTGCTGGGCATGACCCTCGTCACAAAGCAGACCGGTCCACAAGGCCGCCTCGTGCGCCGTCTCTATATAGAAGAGGGCGTCGATATCCGCCGCGAGCTCTATCTGGGGCTCCTGGTCGACCGCGGCACCTCGCGCGTCACCATCATCGCCTCGACCGAGGGCGGCACCGAGATCGAGGAAGTCGCGGCCAAGACACCGGAGAAGATCATCAAGGTGCCGGTCGATCCGGCGACCGGGCTGATGCCGCATCATGCGCGCCACGTCGCCTACGGCCTCGGGCTCGATGGCGACCAGGTCAAGTCCTGCGTCAAGTTCGTCACCGCCGCCTGGCGCGCCTTCAACGAGCTCGATGCCTCGATCGTCGAGATCAATCCGCTGGTCGTCACCGGCAAGGGCGACGTGATCGCGCTCGATGCCAAGATGAACTTCGACGACAACGGCCTCTTCCGTCATCCCGAGGTCGCCGCGCTCCGCGACGAGAACGAGGAAGATCCGGCCGAGATCGAGGCCGGCAAGCACGGCCTCAACTACATTAAGCTCGACGGCAGCATCGGCTGCATGGTCAACGGCGCCGGCCTCGCCATGGCGACGATGGACATCATCAAGCTCTATGGCAGCTCGCCCGCCAACTTCCTCGATGTCGGCGGCGGCGCCACCAAGGAGCGCGTCACCATCGCTTTCAAGATCATCCTGTCGGACCCGAACGTGAAGGGCATCCTGGTCAATATCTTCGGCGGCATCATGCGCTGCGACATCATCGCCGAGGGCGTGGTCGCGGCGGCCCGCGAGCTGGCGCTCAAGGTGCCGCTGGTCGTGCGTTTGGAAGGCACCAATGTCGAGCTCGGCAAGAAGATCCTCGCCGAGAGCGGCCTCAAGGTCCTCTCCGCCGACAACCTCGCCGACGCGGCCGAGAAGATCGTGCGAGCGGTCAAGGAGGCGGCCTGA
- the mdh gene encoding malate dehydrogenase → MARKKIALVGAGNIGGTLALLAGLKQLGDVVMFDIVEGVPQGKSLDIAESAPIEGFDATVAGTNNYAAIKGADVVIVTAGIPRKPGMSRDDLLGINGKVVATVGKAIKKHCPKAFVIVITNPLDVMVWVMREESGLPASRVVGMAGVLDSARFRYFLAEAMGVSVEDVTAFVLGGHGDTMVPLVRYSTVAGIPLPDLVKKGWITQEKLDAIVQRTRDGGAEIVGLLKTGSAFYAPAAAAIQMAESYLLDKKRVLPCAAQLNGEYGVTGLYVGVPVIIGAGGVERVVEIDLNKAEKAMFDKSVSAVRGLIDEMRKIQRGVTK, encoded by the coding sequence ATGGCGCGCAAGAAAATCGCGCTTGTGGGTGCAGGCAATATCGGCGGGACTCTCGCGCTTCTTGCTGGGCTGAAGCAGCTCGGCGACGTGGTGATGTTCGACATCGTCGAGGGCGTGCCGCAGGGCAAGTCGCTCGACATCGCCGAAAGCGCGCCGATCGAGGGCTTCGACGCCACCGTCGCCGGCACCAACAACTATGCCGCCATCAAGGGCGCCGACGTGGTGATCGTCACCGCCGGCATTCCGCGCAAGCCCGGCATGAGCCGCGACGATCTGCTGGGCATCAACGGCAAGGTCGTCGCCACCGTCGGCAAGGCGATCAAGAAGCATTGCCCGAAGGCTTTCGTCATCGTCATCACCAACCCGCTCGACGTGATGGTGTGGGTGATGCGCGAGGAGAGCGGCCTGCCCGCGAGCCGCGTGGTCGGCATGGCGGGCGTGCTCGACAGCGCGCGCTTCCGTTATTTCCTGGCCGAGGCGATGGGCGTCTCGGTCGAAGACGTGACCGCCTTCGTGCTCGGCGGGCATGGCGACACCATGGTGCCGCTGGTCCGCTACTCCACCGTGGCCGGCATTCCGCTGCCGGACCTGGTGAAGAAGGGCTGGATCACGCAAGAGAAGCTCGATGCCATCGTCCAGCGTACGCGCGACGGCGGTGCGGAGATCGTGGGGCTCCTGAAGACGGGCTCCGCCTTCTACGCGCCGGCGGCCGCCGCGATCCAGATGGCCGAGTCTTATCTTTTAGATAAGAAACGGGTTCTACCCTGTGCTGCCCAGCTCAATGGGGAGTACGGGGTAACAGGGCTCTATGTCGGTGTGCCGGTAATCATCGGCGCTGGCGGCGTGGAGAGAGTGGTCGAGATCGACCTGAACAAGGCCGAAAAAGCCATGTTCGACAAATCGGTTTCGGCCGTTAGGGGCCTCATCGATGAGATGAGGAAAATTCAGAGAGGAGTTACAAAATGA
- the zapE gene encoding cell division protein ZapE: MTPVADSIETGPSGRPATPSDADGAGDRGPMARYRALVASGAIAADPVQAMAAEKLQLLYHALLHYRPNGGGSRNWRERLGLVRRAQEPAPQGLYIFGPVGRGKSMLMDLFFASAPVEAKRRVHFHEFMLEIHQAMHEWRQSNEGDPIPALAARVAQSSWLLCFDEFQVTNIADAMLLGRLFEALFQKGVVVVATSNTAPADLYRGGLQRDRFLPFIALITEQLDLIELDGPTDYRLLRMKGRPLYFHPLDAASAAKLDEVWSLLTDGAKGEPASFAVQGRQLEITRAAKGTAFMSFADLCGRPLGAADYLTLATHFHSLLLSGVPRFTPERRNEGKRFITLVDELYEHRSLLAMTMEAPIELLAASDDIEFEYRRTHSRLVEMQSDEYRERHHLT; encoded by the coding sequence ATGACGCCGGTGGCGGATTCGATCGAGACCGGCCCGTCAGGGCGCCCGGCGACGCCATCCGATGCCGACGGCGCCGGCGATCGCGGACCCATGGCGCGCTATCGGGCCCTGGTCGCCTCGGGCGCCATCGCCGCCGATCCGGTGCAGGCGATGGCAGCCGAGAAGCTGCAGCTCCTCTATCACGCGCTGCTGCACTACCGGCCGAACGGCGGCGGGTCGAGGAACTGGCGCGAGCGCCTGGGGCTGGTGCGGCGCGCCCAGGAGCCGGCGCCACAGGGTCTCTACATCTTCGGACCTGTCGGCCGCGGCAAGTCCATGCTGATGGACCTCTTCTTCGCGAGCGCGCCGGTGGAGGCCAAGCGGCGGGTCCATTTCCACGAGTTCATGCTCGAGATCCACCAGGCGATGCACGAGTGGCGCCAGTCGAACGAGGGCGATCCGATCCCGGCGCTGGCGGCCCGAGTCGCGCAATCGAGCTGGCTGCTCTGCTTCGACGAGTTCCAGGTCACCAATATCGCCGACGCCATGCTGCTGGGGCGGCTGTTCGAGGCGCTGTTCCAGAAGGGCGTGGTGGTGGTGGCGACCTCCAACACCGCCCCCGCCGATCTCTACCGCGGCGGGCTCCAGCGCGATCGGTTCCTGCCCTTCATCGCGCTCATCACCGAGCAGCTCGACCTGATCGAGCTGGACGGTCCGACCGACTACCGGCTGCTGCGGATGAAGGGACGGCCGCTCTACTTCCATCCGCTCGACGCGGCCTCGGCCGCGAAGCTCGATGAGGTCTGGTCGCTGCTCACCGACGGCGCCAAAGGCGAGCCTGCGAGCTTCGCCGTCCAGGGCCGACAACTCGAAATAACCCGCGCCGCCAAAGGAACGGCCTTCATGTCCTTCGCCGATCTCTGCGGCCGTCCGCTGGGTGCGGCGGACTACCTGACGCTGGCGACCCACTTCCATTCCCTGCTGCTCTCGGGCGTGCCGCGCTTCACGCCGGAGCGCCGGAACGAGGGGAAAAGATTCATCACGCTGGTCGACGAGCTCTACGAACATCGCTCGCTGCTGGCGATGACGATGGAAGCGCCGATCGAGTTGCTCGCGGCCTCCGACGACATCGAATTCGAGTATCGCCGTACCCATTCTCGACTGGTCGAAATGCAGTCGGACGAGTACCGCGAACGGCATCACCTGACCTGA
- a CDS encoding SDR family oxidoreductase encodes MATRTKTGKGPVLVITGGSRGIGAATARLAAAQGYRVAVNYNSNAKAAAKTVQAIEKAGGKAIAIQADVSQEDQAISLFEETEAQFGPIYGLVNNAGIIGSSGRVEDLTAEALEAVMRTNVIGAFLCAREAVKRMSTKNGGAGGAIVNVSSRASALGSPGEFVHYAASKGAIDSMTVGLAREVGRDGIRVNAVSPGLILTEIHGSVGDAGRLKRLVGSVPLGRVGSALEVAKTILFLLSPHASYVTGTILQVSGGR; translated from the coding sequence ATGGCGACTCGGACCAAGACAGGCAAGGGACCGGTGCTGGTGATCACCGGCGGCAGCCGCGGCATCGGTGCCGCGACCGCGCGTCTCGCTGCCGCTCAGGGCTACCGCGTGGCGGTCAACTACAACAGCAACGCCAAGGCCGCGGCCAAGACGGTGCAGGCGATCGAGAAAGCCGGCGGCAAGGCGATCGCGATCCAGGCGGACGTCTCGCAGGAGGATCAGGCGATCAGCCTGTTCGAGGAGACCGAAGCGCAGTTCGGCCCGATCTACGGCCTGGTCAACAATGCCGGCATCATCGGCTCGAGCGGCCGGGTCGAGGATCTGACGGCCGAGGCGCTCGAGGCGGTCATGCGGACCAACGTGATCGGCGCCTTCCTCTGCGCGCGCGAGGCGGTCAAGCGCATGTCGACGAAGAACGGCGGCGCCGGCGGCGCCATCGTCAACGTCTCCTCGCGGGCCTCGGCGCTCGGCAGCCCCGGCGAGTTCGTCCATTACGCGGCCTCGAAGGGCGCCATCGACAGCATGACCGTGGGCCTGGCGCGCGAGGTCGGGCGCGACGGCATCCGCGTCAACGCCGTCTCGCCGGGCCTGATCCTGACCGAGATCCACGGCTCCGTCGGCGATGCCGGCCGGCTCAAGCGCCTGGTCGGCAGCGTGCCGCTGGGACGGGTCGGCTCCGCGCTCGAGGTCGCCAAGACCATCCTCTTCCTGCTGTCGCCGCACGCCAGCTACGTGACCGGCACCATCCTGCAGGTGTCCGGAGGCCGATGA